The following coding sequences are from one Triticum dicoccoides isolate Atlit2015 ecotype Zavitan chromosome 4A, WEW_v2.0, whole genome shotgun sequence window:
- the LOC119284898 gene encoding probable leucine-rich repeat receptor-like protein kinase At1g35710: protein MAAASLARLLPPLLSLLLLLLAGAARGKTVKRDVKALNEIKASLGWRVVYSWVGDDPCGHGDLPPWSGVTCTQQGDYRVVTELEVYAVSIVGPFPTAVTNLLDLKKLDLHNNKLTGPIPPQIGRLRHLKILNLRWNKLQDVLPPEIGDLKKLTHLYLSFNNFKGEIPVELANLPELRYLYLHENRFTGRIPPELGTLKNLRHLDVGGNHLIGTLRDVFSIENGFPSLRNLYVNNNQLAGVVPDQIANLTNLEILHLSNNRLIGSISPKLVQIPRLTYLYLDNNNFIGRIPEGLYKHPFLKELYIEGNQFRPGSRSKGMHKVLELPEADLSV from the exons ATGGCCGCGGCGTCGCTCGCCCGCCTCTTGCcgcccctcctctccctcctcctcctcctcctcgccggcgccgcgCGGGGCAAGACGGTGAAGAGAGACG TGAAAGCGTTGAACGAGATCAAGGCTTCACTAGGCTGGAGAGTTGTCTACTCATGGGTCGGCGATGACCCTTGTGGGCATGGTGACCTTCCCCCCTGGTCCGGTGTGACATGTACTCAGCAAGGGGATTACAGAGTTGTCACGGAACT GGAAGTCTATGCTGTGTCCATAGTTGGTCCATTCCCTACAGCGGTAACAAACCTGCTGGATTTAAAAAAACT GGATCTCCACAATAATAAGTTGACGGGGCCAATTCCTCCACAGATTGGACGGCTGAGACACCTCAAGATATT GAACCTGAGGTGGAATAAGCTTCAAGATGTGCTACCGCCCGAAATTGGTGACCTAAAGAAACTCACACACTT GTATTTGAGCTTCAATAACTTCAAAGGTGAAATTCCCGTGGAGCTTGCAAACCTACCAGAACTACGCTATCTTTATCTCCATGAGAACCGCTTTACTGGGCGGATCCCCCCTGAGCTCGGAACTCTCAAAAATCTTCGTCACCT TGATGTTGGTGGCAACCACTTGATAGGCACTCTGAGGGATGTCTTCAGCATTGAGAATGGCTTCCCCTCCTTGAGAAACCT ATACGTTAACAATAATCAATTGGCTGGAGTGGTGCCAGATCAGATTGCGAATTTGACCAACCTTGAGATCTT GCACTTGTCCAATAATAGGCTGATTGGATCGATATCGCCAAAGCTAGTTCAAATTCCAAGATTGACATATCT GTATTTGGACAATAACAACTTCATTGGAAGGATTCCCGAAGGATTATACAAGCATCCATTTCTGAAGGAGCT GTACATTGAGGGGAACCAGTTTAGACCAGGAAGCAGATCAAAAGGAATGCACAAGGTGCTCGAGTTGCCCGAGGCCGACCTCTCGGTTTAA
- the LOC119288656 gene encoding UDP-glucose flavonoid 3-O-glucosyltransferase 7-like, which produces MRQSAATPAGDAPPRMYFIPFPTPGHALPMSDLARLFASRGADATLVLTHANAARLGGPVARAAAAGFRIRVHALPLPAEAAGLTGGHESADDLPTREDAGPFAVAVDLLAPLFADLLRRHPADAVVFDGVLPWAATAAAELRIPRYAFTGTGCFALSVQRSLLLHTPQESVASPTEPFLVPGLPDAVRLTRSRLAEATLPGADSREFLNRMFDIERATAGWVVNSFADLEQRYMEHYEKDTGKPVFAVGPVCLVNGDGDDVLERGRGGEPGAAAEAARVLGWLDTKPARSVVYVCFGSLTRFPPEQVTELGMGLADSGANFVWVVGDKNAPPLPDRGLVVRGWAPQVAVLRHAAVGAFVTHCGWGAVTEAAAAGVPVVTWPVFAEQFYNEALVVGIAGTGVGAGAERGYVWGGEELGGVVVGREKVAERVRAAMADEGLRRKAGEVGERARRAMEVGGSSYVAVGALLNDVRRRRQHGG; this is translated from the coding sequence ATGCGGCAGTCGGCGGCCACACCGGCGGGCGACGCGCCGCCGCGCATGTACTTCATCCCGTTCCCAACGCCGGGCCACGCGCTGCCGATGTCCGACCTGGCCCGCCTCTTCGCGTCGCGCGGCGCCGACGCCACCCTCGTCCTCACCCACGCCAACGCCGCCAGGCTCGGCGGCCCCGTGGCCCGCGCGGCCGCCGCGGGCTTCCGCATCCGCGTCCACGCGCTGCCCCTGCCCGCCGAGGCCGCGGGGCTCACGGGCGGGCACGAGAGCGCCGACGACCTCCCCACCCGCGAGGACGCGGGCCCGTTCGCCGTCGCCGTCGACCTCCTCGCGCCGCTCTTCGCCGACCTCCTGCGCCGCCACCCCGCCGACGCCGTCGTCTTCGACGGCGTCCTCCCgtgggccgccaccgccgccgccgagctccgcATCCCGCGGTACGCGTTCACCGGCACCGGCTGCTTCGCGCTCTCGGTGCAGCGGTCCCTGCTCCTCCACACCCCGCAGGAGAGCGTCGCGTCGCCCACGGAGCCGTTCCTCGTGCCGGGGCTCCCGGACGCGGTGCGGCTCACCAGGTCGAGGCTCGCCGAGGCGACGCTCCCCGGCGCGGACTCGCGGGAGTTCCTGAACCGCATGTTCGACATCGAGCGCGCCACGGCCGGCTGGGTCGTCAACTCGTTCGCCGACCTCGAGCAGAGGTACATGGAGCACTACGAGAAGGACACCGGGAAGCCGGTGTTCGCCGTCGGGCCGGTCTGCCTCGtcaacggcgacggcgacgacgtctTGGAGCGCGGCCGCGGCGGGGAGCCGGGTGCCGCCGCGGAGGCCGCACGCGTGCTGGGATGGCTCGACACGAAGCCCGCGCGGTCGGTGGTGTACGTCTGCTTCGGCAGCCTCACCCGGTTCCCGCCTGAGCAGGTGACGGAGCTCGGCATGGGCCTCGCGGACTCCGGCGCGAACTTCGTGTGGGTCGTCGGGGACAAGAACGCTCCGCCGCTCCCCGACCGCGGGCTGGTGGTCAGGGGGTGGGCACCGCAGGTGGCGGTGCTGAGGCACGCGGCTGTTGGCGCGTTCGTGACGCACTGCGGATGGGGCGCGgtgaccgaggcggcggcggctggtgtcCCGGTGGTGACATGGCCGGTTTTCGCGGAGCAGTTCTACAACGAGGCGCTGGTGGTGGGCATCGCCGGCACGGGCGTCGGCGCCGGCGCGGAGAGAGGGTACGTGTGGGGAGGCGAGGAGCTGGGCGGGGTGGTGGTGGGCAGGGAGAAGGTGGCGGAGAGGGTCCGCGCGGCGATGGCCGACGAGGGGCTGCGACGGAAGGCAGGGGAGGTCGGGGAGAGAGCGCGGCGGGCCATGGAGGTGGGAGGTTCTTCGTACGTGGCCGTTGGGGCGCTGCTGAATGATGTGCGgcgccggcgccagcacgggggtTGA